The Balaenoptera acutorostrata chromosome 15, mBalAcu1.1, whole genome shotgun sequence genome contains a region encoding:
- the CD93 gene encoding complement component C1q receptor: protein MMAGSTGLLLLLLLVEPWAGAAADQEAVVCAGAACYTAHRVKLSAEDAQLHCSKKGGNLATVKSEEEALHVQGALAQLLPPGAPLAERMGRFWIGLQRDKGKCLDSNLPLKGFSWVGGGEDTSYTNWHKEAKNSCTSKRCVSLMLDLSVPALASRLSKWTEGPCGSSRFSGSNIEGFVCKFSFKGMCRPLTLGGPGQVNYTTPFQATSSSLQAVPFASMANVACGDADESWQHYFLCKEKAPDVFDWDSSGPLCVSPKFSCDFNNGGCQQDCFEGGEGSFRCGCRPGFRLLDDLVTCAPRNPCSSSPCGGGSTCVPGPLGKDFTCHCPPGYQLDSTQQDCVDMDECQDGPCAQECVNTLGGFRCECWVGYEPGGPGEGACVDVDECAPSHSPCAQGCTNTDGSFYCSCEGGYVLAGEDGTRCVDVDECAGPQGGLCDSLCFNTEGSFRCGCLPGWELSPDGVSCTGGLTSLGPPAGPPQGEDTGDGEGRLVSFSATSSPTRESPEGTSTVAPAARRHSLPDSVPISLAPPDVLAPSGSPGVWMEASTHHPTATTGREASAGEDFTAQQSDDGTDGQKLLLFYILGTVVAILLLLALALGLLVYRKRRAKREEKEKKPQSAADSYAWVPERVESRATENPYSPTPGTDC from the exons ATGATGGCCGGCTCCACCGGCCTGCTcttactgctgctgctggtcGAGCCCTGGGCGGGGGCTGCCGCTGACCAGGAGGCCGTGGTCTGCGCGGGAGCTGCCTGCTACACGGCCCACAGGGTCAAGCTGAGTGCGGAAGACGCCCAGCTCCACTGCAGCAAGAAAGGGGGCAACCTGGCCACGGTGAAGAGCGAGGAGGAGGCCCTGCACGTCCAGGGCGCCCTGGCCCAGCTCCTGCCACCGGGGGCGCCCCTGGCAGAGCGCATGGGCAGGTTCTGGATTGGGCTCCAGCGAGACAAGGGCAAGTGCCTAGACAGCAACCTGCCCCTGAAGGGCTTCAGCTGGGTGGGCGGTGGGGAGGACACGTCGTATACCAACTGGCACAAGGAGGCCAAGAACTCTTGCACCTCCAAGCGCTGCGTGTCCCTGATGCTGGACCTGTCCGTGCCGGCCCTGGCCAGCCGCCTCTCCAAGTGGACCGAGGGTCCGTGTGGGAGCTCCAGGTTTTCTGGGAGCAACATCGAGGGCTTTGTGTGCAAGTTCAGCTTCAAAGGCATGTGCCGGCCGCTGACCCTGGGGGGCCCGGGCCAGGTGAATTACACCACCCCGTTCCAGGCCACCAGCTCCTCCCTGCAGGCCGTGCCCTTCGCTTCCATGGCCAACGTGGCCTGTGGGGACGCGGACGAGAGCTGGCAGCATTACTTCCTGTGCAAGGAGAAGGCCCCTGATGTGTTTGACTGGGACAGCTCGGGGCCCCTCTGTGTCAGCCCCAAGTTCAGCTGCGACTTCAACAACGGAGGCTGCCAGCAGGACTGCTTCGAGGGTGGGGAAGGTTCCTTCCGCTGCGGCTGCCGGCCGGGGTTCCGGCTGCTGGACGACCTGGTCACCTGCGCCCCTCGGAACCCTTGCAGCTCCAGCCCGTGTGGAGGGGGGTCCACGTGCGTCCCTGGGCCCCTCGGGAAGGACTTCACGTGCCACTGCCCCCCAGGCTACCAGCTAGACTCGACTCAGCAGGACTGCGTGGACATGGACGAGTGCCAGGACGGTCCCTGTGCCCAGGAGTGTGTCAACACCCTCGGGGGCTTCCGCTGCGAGTGCTGGGTGGGTTACGAGCCTGGTGGCCCCGGAGAGGGGGCCTGCGTGGATGTGGACGAGTGCGCCCCCAGCCACTCGCCCTGTGCCCAGGGCTGCACCAACACCGATGGCTCTTTCTACTGCTCCTGCGAGGGGGGCTACGTCCTGGCCGGGGAGGACGGCACCCGGTGCGTGGACGTGGACGAGTGTGCAGGCCCGCAGGGCGGCCTCTGTGACAGCCTGTGCTTCAACACGGAGGGGTCCTTCCGCTGTGGCTGTCTGCCAGGCTGGGAGCTGTCCCCCGATGGGGTCTCCTGCACCGGGGGCCTCACATCCCTAGGACCACCAGCTGGGCCTCCCCAAGGGGAGGACACAGGAGATGGAGAGGGGAGGCTCGTGTCTTTTTCCGCAACGTCCAGTCCCACCAGGGAGAGCCCCGAGGGCACCTCCACGGTGGCGCCCGCCGCCAGGAGACACTCCCTCCCAGACAGCGTCCCCATCTCCCTTGCCCCACCCGACGTGCTGGCCCCCAGTGGGTCCCCTGGTGTCTGGATGGAGGCCAGCACCCATCACCCCACGGCCACCACTGGCCGTGAGGCTTCCGCAGGTGAGGATTTCACCGCCCAGCAAAGCGACGATGGCACAGACGGGCAGAAGCTGCTCCTGTTCTACATCCTGGGCACTGTGGTGGCCATCCTGCTCCTgctggctctggctctggggcTCCTGGTCTATCGCAAGCGCAgagccaagagggaggagaaggagaagaagcctCAGAGCGCGGCAGACAGCTACGCCTGGGTCCCTGAGCGAGTCGAGAGCAGGGCGACGGAGAACCCCTACAG TCCGACGCCGGGGACAGACTGTTGA